From the genome of Lotus japonicus ecotype B-129 chromosome 6, LjGifu_v1.2, one region includes:
- the LOC130724928 gene encoding uncharacterized protein LOC130724928, translating into MSQSSGKDDSVKAKIERTTKGVKCMGLKSCSSQPSTVSKKAPRKTKTRYPARKTYMSKVQNKEPTNVPLCEDVTDEEEIDAEDSPAKSPPNVVPDVETSGSKEIFAKENPGKDSTSHEDSGDATQPAISVSSSSKDVDPKNGNSEDTISAEPTQAPAPVQDISDDDSDDEPLVKSIPDSVAARMKRKIRVSTPEVTPTPPKRSKSSPVTYKSRQASVKDKGKQKAVKTPSEKKKRKIPVDVEESESDAEADVLDIRPSEKKKFSGMMKTIQNVGRKVFVRAECVVFSPAVINQALGRSAIEFADEEVSMDDDWCYELGSYTTYLWCFCISFQIDLYDWQVYCF; encoded by the exons atgtctcaaagttcaggaaaggaTGACTCTGTCAaggcaaagattgaaagaactacTAAAGGAGTGAAAtgcatgggtttgaagagttGTTCTTCCCAACCATCTACTGTGTCAAAGAAGGCTCCTAGGAAGACGAAGACAAGATACCCAGCAAGAAAGACATACATGTCCAAGGTTCAGAACAAAGAACCCACCAATGTTCCTCTCTGTGAGGATGTtactgatgaagaggaaatcGATGCTGAAGACTCTCCTGCGAAATCGCCTCCTaatgttgtgcctgatgttgagacatctgggtctaaggAAATTTTTGCCAAAGAAAatcctggaaaggattccacttctcatgaagattcaggcgaTGCTACTCAGCCTGCTATCTCTgtatcatcctcttcaaaggatgttgatccaaagaatggtaaTTCTGAGGATACCATTTCTGCAGAGCCAACCCAGGCTCCAGCCcctgttcaggacatctctgatgatgattctgatgatgagccCCTGGTTAAGTCCATTCCTGATAGCGTTGCTGccagaatgaaaagaaaaataagggtCTCTACTCCAGAAGTCACCCCTACTCCACCAAAGAGATCCAAGTCATCTCCTGTAACCTACAAATCTAGACAAGCAAGTGTGAAGgataagggaaagcaaaaggctGTCAAGACTCcaagtgagaagaagaaaaggaagattccagttgatgtTGAAGAATCTGAGTCAGATGCCGAAGCCGATGTCCTGGACATTCGAccctctgagaaaaagaagttttctg GTATGATGAAGACTAtccagaatgttggaag GAAGGTTTTTGTGAGGgctgaatgtgttgtgttctcacctGCGGTGataaatcaagcacttggaagaagtgctattgaatttgctGATGAAGAAGtctccatggatgat GATTGGTGCtatgaattgggttcctacacaacatacctctggtgtttctgcatcTCTTTCCAAATTGATCTATAtgattggcaagtctattgcttttga